The Alteromonas stellipolaris genome includes a region encoding these proteins:
- a CDS encoding glycoside hydrolase family 3 C-terminal domain-containing protein, producing MNRIIKKLPERILISACFLLTSHSHAETLPFQNQSLPVETRVADLVDRLTLEEKVSQLFDKSAAIERLAIPEYYWWNEALHGIARAGKATVFPQAIGMAATFDEPLIYRIASTISDEGRAKHHEFLREDTNAMYGGLTYWSPNINIFRDPRWGRGQETYGEDPFLTSRMAVNFVKGLEGQDPTYLKSVATLKHYAVHSGPEVSRHSDDYAASEKDLTETYLRAFEDTIAATNISSVMCAYNRVNGSPACGSEALLQNTLRDKFNFSGYVVSDCGAIADFYDENSHHVVDSPAQAAASALKSGTDLNCGDHHGNTFSYLIEAVAEDLVEESDIDQALTRLLTARMKLGMFDNSSTHAYTKMPMSVVGSKNHLELAREAAEKSMVLLKNDGVLPLKRNSKIALIGPNADNPAILVGNYHGTPVQPVTPKEAFSQALPSNQIGYAPGSSITENIFTHFSPVPSSVFTHVNMQGESKPGLVAKYYPSSHFNLQPSKRHVEMNINLKSEDIPFNKASNQEFAVRWTGKITPQESGNYYFKMKNVEVYLDGELTDESRYLEAGRSYDFKAESLIRRFWHSNVIEPEISFNWLIEDKNLDSEALRVAKESDVIVFVGGISAELEGEEMPLEIDGFSHGDRTNIKLPESQSSLLKALHKLGKPMVMVNMSGSAIALNWEDKNLNAIIQGFYPGEQTGPALLNLLYGDTSPSGRLPVTFYSSVDDLPDFKNYNMVNRTYKYYEGTPLYPFGYGLSYADFRYDKLKITRSEKGLNIATTLSNKSDISAQEVVQVYLGMPDAPIRTPQRELVAFKRVNLAGGESQSVKFTINESQLVYVDEQGQRQPYKGKLLVTLGGGQGVKRSDNVVQHSINLP from the coding sequence ATGAATCGAATAATCAAAAAACTGCCTGAGCGAATTCTTATATCCGCCTGCTTTTTACTTACTTCCCACAGTCATGCTGAAACACTGCCATTTCAAAACCAATCGCTGCCGGTTGAGACTCGTGTCGCAGATTTAGTTGACCGCTTAACCTTGGAAGAGAAAGTGAGTCAATTATTTGATAAGTCAGCAGCAATAGAGCGCCTTGCCATTCCCGAATACTATTGGTGGAACGAAGCATTGCATGGGATAGCAAGAGCAGGTAAAGCAACCGTATTTCCTCAAGCTATTGGTATGGCGGCGACCTTTGACGAGCCTCTTATTTATCGTATAGCATCTACAATTTCAGATGAAGGGCGTGCTAAGCACCACGAGTTTTTACGAGAAGATACCAATGCAATGTACGGAGGCCTTACTTATTGGTCGCCTAATATTAATATTTTTCGCGATCCTAGATGGGGCAGAGGCCAAGAAACTTACGGAGAGGATCCGTTTCTAACTTCTCGAATGGCGGTCAATTTTGTAAAAGGCCTTGAAGGTCAGGATCCCACCTACCTTAAGTCGGTCGCCACGTTGAAGCATTATGCTGTTCATAGTGGCCCGGAAGTTTCTAGACACAGCGACGATTACGCAGCGTCTGAAAAAGATTTAACGGAAACCTACCTCAGAGCATTTGAAGACACGATTGCAGCTACAAATATATCATCTGTAATGTGCGCATATAACCGAGTTAATGGTTCGCCTGCTTGTGGTAGTGAAGCGCTTCTTCAAAATACGCTACGAGATAAATTTAATTTCTCCGGTTACGTTGTTTCAGATTGCGGCGCTATTGCTGATTTTTATGATGAAAATTCCCATCATGTAGTGGACAGCCCTGCTCAAGCAGCCGCGAGTGCCTTAAAATCAGGTACAGACTTAAATTGCGGAGACCATCACGGCAATACATTTAGCTATCTAATAGAAGCCGTGGCAGAAGATTTGGTAGAGGAAAGTGATATTGACCAAGCGCTTACCCGGCTACTTACTGCACGCATGAAACTGGGAATGTTTGATAACAGCAGTACACATGCATATACCAAAATGCCTATGTCAGTGGTTGGGTCGAAAAACCATCTTGAATTGGCACGAGAAGCGGCAGAGAAATCCATGGTTTTACTTAAAAACGATGGTGTGTTGCCTTTGAAACGCAATAGTAAAATAGCACTTATTGGGCCGAATGCTGACAATCCCGCCATACTTGTGGGTAATTATCATGGCACACCCGTGCAGCCGGTCACGCCGAAAGAAGCCTTTTCGCAGGCACTGCCTTCAAACCAAATTGGTTACGCGCCAGGAAGCAGTATAACTGAAAACATTTTTACGCATTTTAGTCCTGTCCCTTCCAGCGTTTTCACTCATGTAAATATGCAAGGCGAATCAAAACCAGGTTTAGTTGCTAAGTATTACCCATCGAGTCATTTCAATCTTCAGCCAAGCAAACGGCACGTTGAAATGAACATCAATTTGAAGAGCGAAGACATACCTTTCAACAAAGCATCAAATCAAGAATTTGCAGTGCGATGGACGGGAAAAATTACCCCTCAAGAATCTGGTAATTATTACTTTAAAATGAAAAATGTAGAGGTCTATCTAGACGGTGAGCTTACAGACGAAAGCCGCTATCTTGAAGCAGGCAGGTCTTATGACTTCAAAGCTGAATCACTTATTCGGCGTTTTTGGCACAGCAATGTGATTGAACCAGAGATCAGCTTCAACTGGTTAATAGAGGATAAAAATTTAGATAGTGAAGCGCTTAGGGTGGCAAAGGAATCTGATGTTATCGTATTTGTCGGGGGCATTAGCGCGGAATTGGAGGGGGAAGAAATGCCTCTTGAGATTGATGGGTTCTCCCATGGGGATAGAACGAATATCAAATTGCCCGAGAGCCAATCATCACTACTAAAAGCGCTTCATAAACTAGGCAAACCCATGGTTATGGTTAACATGAGCGGAAGCGCAATAGCGCTAAACTGGGAGGATAAAAACCTCAACGCTATTATTCAAGGCTTCTATCCTGGAGAGCAAACTGGGCCAGCACTACTGAACCTTCTTTATGGTGATACCAGTCCTTCCGGCCGACTACCGGTAACCTTTTATTCTTCGGTTGACGACTTACCGGACTTTAAAAATTACAATATGGTAAATCGAACCTATAAGTATTACGAGGGAACCCCGCTTTATCCATTTGGTTACGGTCTTAGCTATGCAGACTTCCGTTACGATAAGCTAAAGATCACTCGCTCTGAAAAGGGTCTTAATATTGCTACCACGTTATCTAATAAAAGTGATATCAGTGCTCAAGAAGTTGTTCAAGTTTATCTTGGAATGCCCGATGCACCCATTCGTACGCCTCAGCGAGAGTTGGTCGCCTTTAAGCGTGTAAACTTAGCGGGTGGGGAAAGTCAGTCAGTGAAGTTCACCATTAATGAATCGCAACTTGTTTATGTTGATGAGCAGGGGCAGCGCCAACCTTATAAGGGTAAATTACTCGTGACGCTTGGTGGAGGACAAGGTGTGAAACGTAGCGATAACGTTGTGCAACACAGCATTAATCTTCCCTAA
- a CDS encoding MarR family winged helix-turn-helix transcriptional regulator, translated as MSDEAKLDELAPDTLKLESQLCHRFYTLSNAFTRAYRPLLKSLDITYPQYVVMMALWEQSNVTIAELLDKTVIDGGAMTLILKKLEQKGLLSVVKDELDKRVRRVMLSKSGQDAKIIARDVPAQMLCKLDGMSKAEAKQLIVLMDKLQGCFNAD; from the coding sequence ATGTCTGATGAAGCTAAACTTGATGAACTTGCGCCCGATACGCTTAAATTAGAAAGCCAGTTGTGCCACCGCTTTTACACGCTGTCTAATGCATTTACTCGTGCCTATCGCCCATTGCTTAAAAGCCTTGATATCACGTATCCACAGTACGTAGTGATGATGGCCTTGTGGGAACAATCTAACGTCACCATTGCAGAATTGTTGGATAAAACTGTGATAGATGGCGGTGCTATGACGCTGATTTTAAAAAAACTAGAGCAAAAAGGGCTGTTAAGCGTGGTTAAAGATGAACTGGACAAACGGGTACGCCGAGTAATGCTGTCAAAATCGGGGCAAGATGCCAAAATAATAGCACGGGATGTTCCCGCACAAATGTTATGTAAACTAGATGGCATGTCGAAAGCTGAAGCAAAGCAACTTATTGTATTAATGGACAAACTACAAGGGTGCTTCAATGCTGATTAA
- a CDS encoding organic hydroperoxide resistance protein yields MHTLQQVVYTGTATATGGREGTAKSSDGSLDVTLSTPKALGGAGGNGTNPEQMFAAGYSACFIGALKHVAAAEKIKLGSDISVTGDVSIGPIEVGFAIAVKLSVDLGDMEKSVAESLVAKAHQVCPYSNATRGNIDVQISVA; encoded by the coding sequence ATGCATACACTTCAACAAGTGGTTTATACCGGTACAGCAACTGCAACAGGTGGTCGTGAGGGAACAGCAAAATCAAGTGACGGAAGCTTAGATGTTACCCTTTCAACACCAAAAGCATTAGGTGGAGCGGGTGGCAATGGCACTAACCCAGAGCAAATGTTTGCAGCTGGCTATTCAGCGTGTTTCATTGGTGCACTAAAGCATGTTGCTGCGGCTGAAAAAATTAAATTGGGCAGCGATATAAGCGTAACTGGCGATGTATCTATTGGGCCTATCGAAGTCGGTTTTGCTATTGCAGTAAAACTAAGCGTCGATTTAGGTGATATGGAGAAATCTGTAGCAGAAAGCTTAGTGGCTAAAGCGCACCAAGTATGCCCATACTCAAATGCCACACGTGGCAATATTGATGTGCAAATTTCAGTAGCCTAG
- a CDS encoding M1 family metallopeptidase, with product MKNIGWVAICAPILFACSEQPSQEPTAPSAVSDSADSKIAAESAVSKVDVLSEIEAGKDYHSFANPSEVRVTHLDLDLTADFETSTLSGSATLTVERSAPNFNAVVLDTRALNITSVTVDGDAVPFDMGDTDPELGTPLSVELPEGADKLTIAYSTSPEASGVQWLTPAQTAGKQHPFLFTQAQAMHARSFIPLQDSPQVRVTYTATIHTPEALLAVMSASNDPTTARDGEYSFTMPQPVPSYLIALAIGDLKFKPMGERTGVYAEPSMLDAAAKEFEDTEAMLEVTEKTYGPYQWDRYDLLILPPSFPFGGMENPRLSFITPTVIAGDKSLVSLIAHELAHSWSGNTVTNATWRDLWLNEGFTTYLTYRIMEMIYGHDRFKKEAVLGYQDLQNDIQALNEEDEILAIDLRGRNPDDVFSNIPYEKGALFLREIENKIGRENFDAFLMQYFEDFAFKSITTDTFLAYLDETLLVQYPDKLSKARIQKWVFEPGIPEGAPVPESDAFDKIDTTRKAWLAGEVEAANIDTEQWTVHEWLYFLNNMPKELSAEQLAALDAAFSLTTTQNNEIAHSWLMIAVANEYKPAYDRLYEYLVNIGRNKLVKPLYRSLSATPEGKAFAKRAFEEAKPGYHPLTIRANEGFVE from the coding sequence ATGAAGAATATAGGCTGGGTAGCCATTTGTGCGCCAATATTGTTTGCGTGTAGCGAACAACCCTCACAAGAACCGACAGCACCATCAGCGGTTTCTGATAGTGCCGATAGCAAAATTGCTGCCGAGAGCGCGGTATCTAAAGTAGATGTGCTCAGTGAAATAGAGGCGGGTAAAGATTACCACTCATTCGCCAATCCATCAGAAGTGCGAGTTACTCATTTAGATTTAGACTTAACTGCAGATTTTGAAACATCAACATTATCCGGCAGTGCTACGCTAACCGTTGAGCGCAGTGCACCTAACTTTAATGCGGTAGTTCTTGATACTCGTGCACTGAATATTACATCAGTTACGGTTGACGGCGATGCAGTGCCTTTTGATATGGGCGACACCGATCCTGAACTTGGCACGCCACTTTCTGTTGAATTACCTGAAGGAGCAGATAAGCTAACCATTGCCTATTCTACCTCGCCTGAAGCATCGGGTGTTCAGTGGTTAACGCCAGCACAAACCGCAGGAAAGCAACATCCTTTCTTGTTTACCCAAGCGCAAGCTATGCATGCAAGAAGCTTTATTCCACTGCAAGACTCTCCACAAGTACGGGTGACCTACACAGCCACCATACATACCCCTGAAGCTTTATTGGCAGTAATGAGTGCGTCTAACGATCCTACTACGGCTCGTGATGGTGAGTACTCGTTTACTATGCCGCAGCCTGTACCTTCGTACTTAATCGCATTAGCAATTGGTGATTTGAAATTTAAACCAATGGGCGAGCGCACGGGGGTTTATGCCGAACCTAGTATGTTAGACGCAGCGGCAAAAGAATTCGAAGATACCGAAGCCATGTTAGAAGTTACGGAAAAAACCTATGGCCCATATCAATGGGATCGTTACGACTTACTGATTTTACCGCCTTCTTTTCCCTTTGGCGGAATGGAAAACCCACGCTTATCATTTATTACCCCTACAGTGATCGCTGGGGATAAAAGCTTAGTGTCACTGATTGCGCATGAACTGGCGCATAGCTGGTCGGGCAATACGGTTACCAATGCCACGTGGCGCGATCTGTGGTTAAACGAAGGTTTCACCACCTATTTAACTTACCGTATTATGGAAATGATATACGGACACGACCGATTTAAAAAAGAAGCGGTTTTGGGATACCAAGATTTACAAAACGATATACAAGCCCTCAACGAAGAAGATGAAATTCTAGCTATCGATCTTCGCGGAAGAAATCCAGATGATGTTTTCTCAAATATTCCTTACGAAAAAGGCGCGCTCTTTTTACGTGAAATTGAAAACAAAATTGGTCGTGAAAATTTTGATGCGTTTTTAATGCAGTACTTTGAAGATTTCGCGTTTAAAAGCATTACCACTGATACGTTTTTAGCCTACCTGGATGAAACCTTGTTGGTGCAATACCCAGATAAGTTAAGCAAAGCACGCATTCAAAAATGGGTGTTTGAGCCTGGTATTCCTGAAGGGGCGCCTGTGCCAGAGTCGGATGCCTTTGATAAAATTGATACCACTCGTAAGGCTTGGTTAGCCGGTGAGGTAGAAGCGGCAAATATAGATACCGAGCAATGGACAGTGCATGAGTGGTTGTATTTCTTGAACAATATGCCAAAGGAACTATCCGCAGAGCAACTGGCTGCACTAGATGCTGCGTTCTCGTTGACCACCACGCAAAATAATGAAATAGCCCACAGTTGGTTGATGATTGCAGTGGCAAATGAGTACAAGCCGGCCTACGACCGATTGTACGAGTACCTAGTTAACATTGGTCGCAATAAGTTAGTTAAGCCGCTATATCGTTCGCTTTCTGCAACACCCGAAGGCAAAGCTTTTGCTAAACGTGCCTTTGAAGAAGCAAAGCCGGGTTATCACCCTTTAACCATTAGAGCCAACGAAGGCTTTGTGGAATAA
- a CDS encoding peroxiredoxin-like family protein — MYTQKLQPDSSFPDVQVTLSTGEVVSLSNKREGCDWKMVVVYRGKHCPICTKYLNALEDYKGRLLELGVDVIAVSADSQSQLKEHLEDLSITFPIASGLSEEDMKGLGLYISVPRSEKETDHNFAEPALFILNQDNTIQISELANAPFVRPDLEQLVSGLEFIRNPENDYPIRGTFSG; from the coding sequence ATGTATACGCAAAAACTACAACCTGATTCTTCATTTCCCGATGTGCAAGTAACGCTGAGCACCGGTGAGGTTGTTTCATTAAGCAACAAACGTGAAGGTTGTGATTGGAAGATGGTGGTTGTTTACCGTGGTAAGCACTGTCCTATCTGTACCAAGTATCTAAACGCGCTGGAAGACTACAAAGGGCGTTTGTTAGAGCTTGGCGTTGATGTCATAGCGGTATCAGCTGACAGTCAATCTCAGTTAAAAGAGCATCTTGAAGATTTATCGATTACGTTCCCTATTGCTTCGGGGTTAAGCGAAGAAGATATGAAAGGGCTAGGTTTATATATTTCTGTGCCTCGCAGCGAAAAGGAGACCGATCACAATTTCGCAGAGCCCGCGTTGTTTATTCTAAATCAAGATAACACTATTCAAATAAGTGAGTTGGCTAATGCGCCTTTTGTACGCCCTGATTTAGAGCAGCTGGTATCCGGTTTGGAATTCATTCGCAACCCAGAAAATGATTACCCAATTCGCGGCACCTTTAGTGGATAG
- a CDS encoding YigZ family protein, with protein MSYPVPAQQIENLYEIKKSKFIAFAAFADSREAAMSHLANVKQKYPDARHHCWAYLLGNPHSPSSAAMADDGEPSGTAGKPILNVLQHKGVGDVMIIVTRYFGGIKLGAGGLVRAYSTSAQQAMEQLPTREEVRLYDISIDIDFKHEQFVRHLCEQFSGKIVSCDYAQHVTVNVQLPNHAIDEFQEKTAAMAIDFTRPESI; from the coding sequence ATGTCATATCCCGTCCCCGCTCAGCAGATTGAAAACCTGTACGAGATTAAAAAAAGTAAGTTTATTGCCTTTGCCGCCTTTGCAGATAGTCGCGAAGCCGCGATGTCACACCTCGCAAATGTGAAGCAAAAATATCCAGATGCTCGCCACCATTGTTGGGCGTATTTACTTGGCAATCCCCACTCCCCATCAAGCGCAGCAATGGCTGACGATGGCGAACCAAGTGGCACGGCCGGAAAGCCCATTCTCAATGTTCTACAGCACAAGGGGGTGGGCGATGTCATGATTATTGTTACCCGCTATTTTGGTGGCATTAAACTAGGTGCAGGTGGGTTAGTGCGTGCTTACTCAACCTCAGCGCAGCAAGCTATGGAACAACTTCCCACCCGAGAAGAAGTGCGCCTTTATGATATCTCTATTGATATCGACTTTAAGCACGAGCAATTCGTCCGACATTTATGCGAACAATTTTCAGGCAAGATAGTCAGTTGTGACTATGCACAGCACGTTACCGTAAATGTACAATTGCCAAATCATGCCATTGATGAGTTTCAAGAAAAAACCGCTGCCATGGCGATCGATTTTACTCGCCCTGAGAGTATCTAA
- a CDS encoding methyl-accepting chemotaxis protein — protein sequence MFVSSSRYNKEVSSLTDENTSLATTLSTLKENLAYAVYSERGDCLYASSPLLNILARPNTGTPSFNHKDLRVPGIQSDNDYRLFWQSLLNGGSYTNTVAMKAETGETKWLKASYVSVRNGEGVEINAIYHDVTEQENAVFSGRAITDALNKSMAVIEFEPDGTIVTANENFTATVKYSLDEIKGKHHRMFCKEDFYQNNPQFWQSLASGQFSSGTFERINADRETLWLEATYNPVFDGTGKVVKVIKFASDVTAQVQEKHAISQAAELAVSTAEETSQIAADGASSLQRSIDVFQVALDEVDQTNKLMHELSEQSLKIETIVTTISGIADQTNLLALNAAIEAARAGEQGRGFAVVADEVRQLAQRTSDSTVEIESVVAENRKLANKSTSKMATVKDNVDLNSQQITQVQGVMDEILKGATNVSETVSGILR from the coding sequence ATGTTTGTATCTAGTTCACGATATAATAAGGAAGTTTCCTCACTCACGGACGAGAATACCAGCTTAGCAACAACGCTAAGTACATTGAAAGAAAACCTTGCTTACGCAGTGTATTCTGAGAGAGGAGATTGTTTATACGCATCATCTCCGCTTTTAAACATTTTAGCGCGCCCAAATACAGGAACGCCCTCTTTCAACCACAAAGATCTTCGTGTGCCAGGTATTCAGAGCGACAACGATTATCGTCTATTTTGGCAGTCATTGTTAAACGGTGGATCTTACACGAATACCGTTGCGATGAAAGCAGAGACCGGTGAAACAAAATGGCTAAAAGCCAGCTATGTTAGCGTTCGTAATGGTGAAGGTGTTGAAATTAACGCCATTTATCATGATGTTACCGAGCAAGAGAATGCTGTTTTTTCTGGTAGAGCGATCACCGATGCACTGAATAAGTCGATGGCGGTTATCGAGTTTGAACCAGATGGCACCATTGTTACCGCCAACGAAAACTTCACCGCGACAGTAAAATACAGTCTTGATGAAATTAAAGGCAAGCACCATCGTATGTTCTGTAAAGAAGACTTCTATCAGAACAATCCTCAATTTTGGCAATCTTTAGCTAGTGGACAGTTCTCGTCGGGCACTTTTGAGCGTATTAACGCAGATAGAGAAACATTATGGCTTGAAGCCACTTATAACCCCGTGTTTGATGGCACTGGTAAAGTTGTCAAAGTTATCAAGTTTGCATCGGACGTTACAGCGCAAGTTCAAGAAAAGCACGCCATTTCACAAGCTGCTGAACTTGCCGTATCTACCGCAGAAGAAACCTCACAGATTGCCGCAGACGGCGCGTCATCGCTTCAACGTAGTATTGATGTTTTTCAAGTGGCGCTAGATGAAGTTGATCAAACCAATAAATTGATGCACGAACTTAGTGAGCAATCACTTAAAATTGAAACTATCGTAACCACCATCAGTGGTATTGCAGATCAAACTAACCTTCTTGCTCTAAACGCTGCTATTGAAGCAGCCCGAGCTGGGGAACAAGGTCGTGGTTTCGCTGTAGTTGCTGACGAAGTTCGCCAACTAGCACAGCGTACCAGTGATTCAACTGTAGAAATTGAATCTGTAGTGGCTGAAAACCGCAAACTGGCAAACAAGTCTACCAGTAAGATGGCAACTGTGAAGGATAACGTAGACCTTAACAGTCAACAGATCACCCAAGTTCAAGGTGTGATGGATGAAATTCTTAAAGGTGCGACAAACGTATCAGAAACGGTTTCAGGCATTCTACGTTAA
- the sbcD gene encoding exonuclease subunit SbcD, whose translation MKVLHTSDWHLGQSFFTKSRKNEHEQFFKWLLGVVEQENIDAVVVAGDIFDTGTPPSYARELYHQLVGDFQGVGCTLVVLGGNHDSVSVLNESRELLSYLNCHVIASTYGNTEAQVLPLRTRGGEIGAILCAVPFIRARDVLKSEAGESAIEKRQALGEAIKQHYANLYQIALDKRSVLNVDVPIIATGHLTALGVSQSESVRDIYIGTLEGFSAEGFPPADYIALGHIHRPQKVAGCDHIRYSGSPIPLSFDELKSQKQVLIATFDNKTLVEVESKPIPRFQAMAVLRGNLEDIELALQQNEAVKSASAEHPAWLCIEVETQDYLTDLQQRIQALIDDKPAEILQLKRMRKQRASAISAEENVNLSELSVREVFDARLSLEAFESDEDKQRKQRIQTLFEQVVDDVQLSHEGSEDAVDANAQANEGNL comes from the coding sequence ATGAAAGTTCTCCACACCTCAGATTGGCATTTAGGTCAAAGTTTCTTCACCAAAAGCCGTAAAAATGAACACGAGCAATTTTTTAAATGGCTACTTGGGGTGGTTGAGCAAGAAAACATAGATGCCGTTGTTGTGGCCGGCGATATTTTTGATACCGGCACACCGCCAAGTTATGCGCGGGAACTTTATCATCAACTTGTAGGTGACTTTCAGGGGGTGGGATGCACCTTGGTGGTGTTAGGCGGCAATCATGACTCGGTGTCGGTATTAAACGAAAGCAGGGAATTGTTGTCTTACCTAAACTGCCACGTTATTGCTAGTACCTATGGCAATACCGAAGCGCAAGTTTTACCCTTGCGCACCCGAGGTGGTGAAATAGGCGCAATATTGTGCGCTGTACCTTTTATTCGTGCTAGGGATGTTTTAAAAAGCGAGGCTGGGGAATCAGCGATTGAAAAACGTCAGGCGCTGGGCGAGGCCATTAAACAGCACTATGCCAATCTTTATCAAATTGCATTAGATAAACGCAGCGTGTTGAACGTCGATGTGCCCATTATTGCTACCGGACACTTAACGGCCCTTGGGGTAAGTCAAAGTGAAAGTGTGCGCGACATTTATATAGGAACGCTAGAAGGTTTTTCAGCTGAGGGGTTTCCTCCAGCAGATTATATCGCACTTGGGCACATTCACCGCCCACAAAAAGTGGCAGGCTGCGACCATATTCGATATTCCGGTTCGCCTATTCCGTTAAGCTTCGATGAACTGAAATCACAAAAACAGGTACTAATAGCCACATTCGACAACAAAACGTTAGTCGAAGTAGAAAGTAAGCCTATTCCTCGTTTTCAAGCGATGGCAGTGTTGCGAGGTAATTTAGAAGACATTGAGCTTGCCTTACAGCAAAACGAGGCGGTAAAAAGCGCAAGCGCTGAACACCCAGCTTGGCTGTGTATTGAAGTAGAAACTCAAGATTACTTAACCGACCTGCAACAGCGCATTCAAGCACTAATAGACGACAAGCCTGCCGAAATTTTGCAATTAAAGCGAATGCGAAAGCAAAGAGCCAGCGCTATTTCAGCAGAAGAAAACGTCAACTTAAGTGAGTTGTCTGTACGTGAGGTTTTTGATGCAAGACTATCGTTGGAAGCCTTTGAGTCTGACGAAGATAAACAACGCAAACAGCGAATTCAAACCCTGTTCGAACAGGTAGTAGACGATGTGCAGTTATCCCATGAGGGCAGCGAAGATGCAGTCGATGCCAATGCACAGGCGAATGAGGGGAACCTATGA